A DNA window from Xanthomonas campestris pv. campestris str. ATCC 33913 contains the following coding sequences:
- a CDS encoding XVIPCD domain-containing protein — translation MYYSIDDGATVKSYGFSPIKHGEASGPGKVSFNDVDTYQKPYYSRTMEIDKAQYDKLEAFGVAPAKHGFNMEYHGAKNSCIDFTWDALNHAGLHRKTKDGIDKGFEGDIRPVENVDDIKSISAPLPKSELNKEHINPKPKQELWQKVIGEAQPPGEQVSPLQEATQLARVLPTDPLHHQAEEAVRRLEQGLGREYDDNGARLAASSAYLAKENGLSRIDHVVLSEYTKSVRQGENVFVVEGALNDPAHKMAHMMTSDAIAQPVEQSLAQLQALGETQRQQQSQQQEQQREQSIAPQHRMV, via the coding sequence ATGTATTACTCGATTGACGACGGAGCGACTGTCAAAAGTTATGGGTTTTCGCCTATCAAACATGGCGAGGCTAGCGGGCCAGGGAAAGTTTCTTTCAATGACGTCGACACCTATCAAAAGCCGTATTACTCACGCACGATGGAGATCGATAAGGCGCAGTATGACAAGCTGGAAGCCTTCGGCGTAGCCCCTGCAAAGCATGGGTTCAATATGGAATATCACGGTGCTAAGAATAGTTGTATCGACTTCACGTGGGATGCGCTCAACCACGCTGGACTGCACCGGAAGACAAAAGACGGAATCGATAAAGGCTTCGAGGGGGATATCAGGCCCGTAGAAAACGTAGATGATATCAAGAGCATTTCTGCTCCTTTGCCTAAAAGTGAGTTGAATAAGGAGCACATCAATCCGAAGCCCAAGCAGGAACTTTGGCAGAAGGTGATTGGTGAGGCGCAGCCGCCCGGTGAGCAGGTATCTCCACTACAGGAAGCAACACAGCTCGCGAGAGTGCTGCCAACAGATCCGCTGCATCACCAAGCAGAAGAGGCCGTTCGCCGCCTTGAGCAAGGTCTCGGCCGCGAGTACGACGACAACGGTGCACGGCTGGCAGCAAGCAGCGCGTATTTAGCCAAAGAGAACGGGCTGTCGCGAATCGATCATGTCGTGCTGAGCGAGTACACCAAGTCCGTGCGGCAGGGCGAGAACGTCTTCGTTGTGGAAGGTGCGTTGAACGATCCCGCTCACAAGATGGCGCATATGATGACGAGTGATGCGATTGCGCAGCCCGTCGAGCAATCCTTGGCGCAATTACAGGCCTTGGGCGAAACTCAGCGCCAACAGCAATCCCAGCAGCAGGAGCAACAGCGAGAGCAGTCGATTGCGCCTCAACACCGGATGGTGTGA
- a CDS encoding IS4-like element IS1481A family transposase, which translates to MRASEVLQKCLPNSLSGMHALRERALLHAVEALLHGRRLTLMDIARSWPSALRVRAPLKAVDRLLSNRNLQVERSVIDHEMAHWLLRGAQPVIVIDWSDLKPDKSWCLLRAAVPVGGRTLTLLDMVVPGKQQGSPGAERRFLQQLRALVPDDVRPILVTDAGFRTPWFRAVSAMGWCWVGRLRGRTQVKPQDVRDEADQWIDSRKLHVLASNRACELPPMQANRSDPLDCRLVIYAKARQGRKQCNRRSPAKVSRASSSLKAAAREREPWLIVASPQLQAPSAKQLVNVYARRMQIELAFRDLKSHRYGQALEDSLTRRGERLQILLLINTLAAFASWLAGLGCEATGIAQWLSPRNSTRKLYSTLRIGREALVRQWPMEPVSRWIGRLRALPAAVREQMTLTV; encoded by the coding sequence ATGCGCGCCAGCGAAGTATTGCAGAAGTGCCTGCCCAACTCACTGTCCGGGATGCATGCGTTGCGCGAACGCGCGTTGCTGCATGCGGTCGAGGCGTTGTTGCACGGACGCAGGCTGACACTGATGGACATCGCACGTTCGTGGCCGAGCGCACTGCGGGTGCGCGCGCCGCTCAAGGCAGTTGATCGCCTGTTGAGTAATCGCAATTTGCAGGTCGAGCGATCAGTGATCGACCACGAGATGGCGCACTGGCTGCTGCGCGGCGCGCAGCCGGTAATCGTCATCGACTGGAGCGATCTGAAGCCAGACAAATCGTGGTGTCTGCTGCGCGCAGCGGTGCCGGTGGGCGGCCGCACGCTTACCTTGCTGGACATGGTAGTGCCAGGAAAGCAGCAGGGATCGCCTGGTGCAGAAAGACGCTTCTTGCAACAACTGAGGGCACTGGTTCCGGACGATGTTCGCCCGATCCTGGTCACTGACGCCGGCTTCCGGACACCGTGGTTCCGCGCTGTATCGGCCATGGGCTGGTGTTGGGTTGGGCGACTGCGCGGGCGCACGCAAGTCAAGCCGCAGGACGTGCGGGATGAAGCAGATCAGTGGATCGACAGCCGGAAACTGCATGTGTTGGCGTCCAATCGTGCATGCGAGTTACCGCCGATGCAGGCCAATCGCAGCGATCCACTCGATTGCAGGTTGGTGATTTACGCCAAGGCACGGCAAGGGCGCAAACAGTGCAATCGCCGCTCACCCGCCAAAGTCTCGCGTGCGTCATCGAGTCTGAAGGCCGCAGCGCGCGAGCGCGAGCCTTGGCTCATCGTTGCATCCCCGCAGCTGCAGGCGCCCAGCGCAAAGCAGTTGGTCAATGTGTACGCACGACGGATGCAGATCGAGCTTGCATTTCGCGATCTGAAATCACATCGCTACGGCCAGGCGCTGGAAGACAGTTTGACCCGACGCGGCGAGCGACTGCAGATCCTGCTGCTGATCAATACGTTGGCTGCATTCGCCAGCTGGTTGGCGGGGCTGGGATGCGAAGCGACCGGTATCGCCCAGTGGCTGTCTCCTCGCAACAGCACACGCAAGCTTTACTCCACGCTACGCATCGGCCGAGAAGCGCTGGTCAGGCAGTGGCCGATGGAACCCGTCTCACGGTGGATAGGGCGCTTGCGCGCACTGCCTGCGGCAGTGCGCGAGCAGATGACGCTTACGGTGTAA
- a CDS encoding chemotaxis protein CheA yields MSAVPDDIAADFIVEAQEILDRLGEQLVSLEQAPDEADQLNAVFRGFHTLKGGAGFLAIKPMVELCHAAEETLGMARSGQAVLQAHHFDAAQQSLDYLQAMLDAMGSGDPVPHAPASLIAQFDAKSGPPAVKSAPKAAALAAVPAGQAPAAAGAKATPKAAAKSGGAEAEQTVRVDTKRLDAIVNLIGELVLSRNRLKTLRTRLRDEELDRAVSTLDIATARLQTAVMRTRMQPVSKVFSRFPKVARDVARTLSKEVELELIGAETELDRNLVEALADPLVHLVRNAIDHGIESPALREATGKPRSGHVRLSAQQEGDYVSIEIQDDGAGIDPERLREIARNKGLIDAEAAARLSTDECLHLIFMPGFSTKAEVTDISGRGVGMDVVQSRIRELSGQIQIQSELGRGSRFMIRVPLTLAILPTLLVQAGEAVYALPLARVVEVLHAPQSSLGWFDGRAVLDRRSHTLPLIDLRRWLGVPAEQPPLLTVVLLQAGETRFGLVVDQVRGREEVVIKPLPRALRGLPGYAGATLIGDGRMALILDVDGLRSSDH; encoded by the coding sequence ATGAGTGCTGTTCCAGACGATATTGCTGCCGATTTCATCGTCGAGGCCCAGGAAATCCTGGATCGCCTCGGCGAACAGCTGGTGTCGCTGGAACAGGCGCCAGACGAAGCCGACCAGCTCAACGCGGTGTTCCGCGGCTTCCACACGCTCAAGGGCGGCGCCGGCTTTCTGGCGATCAAGCCCATGGTGGAGCTGTGCCACGCCGCCGAAGAAACCCTCGGCATGGCGCGCTCCGGCCAGGCGGTGCTGCAGGCGCATCACTTCGATGCCGCGCAGCAGTCGCTGGATTATCTGCAGGCCATGCTCGATGCGATGGGCTCGGGTGACCCGGTGCCGCATGCACCGGCGTCGCTGATCGCGCAGTTCGATGCCAAGAGCGGCCCGCCGGCGGTGAAATCCGCGCCCAAGGCTGCTGCGCTCGCCGCGGTGCCCGCCGGCCAGGCACCGGCCGCCGCCGGTGCCAAGGCCACGCCGAAGGCCGCAGCCAAGAGCGGTGGCGCCGAAGCCGAACAGACGGTGCGCGTGGATACCAAGCGCCTGGACGCCATCGTCAACCTGATCGGCGAACTGGTGCTCTCGCGCAACCGGCTCAAGACCTTGCGCACCCGCTTACGCGACGAAGAACTCGACCGCGCGGTGAGCACGCTCGACATCGCCACCGCCCGCTTGCAGACCGCGGTCATGCGCACCCGCATGCAACCGGTGAGCAAGGTGTTCTCGCGCTTTCCCAAGGTGGCCCGCGATGTGGCGCGCACGCTATCCAAGGAAGTGGAACTGGAGCTGATTGGCGCGGAGACCGAGCTGGATCGCAACCTGGTCGAAGCCCTGGCCGACCCGCTGGTGCACCTGGTGCGCAATGCGATCGACCACGGCATCGAATCACCGGCATTGCGCGAAGCCACCGGCAAGCCGCGTAGTGGCCACGTGCGCCTGTCCGCGCAGCAGGAAGGCGACTACGTCAGTATCGAAATCCAGGACGACGGTGCCGGCATCGACCCCGAGCGCCTGCGCGAAATCGCCCGCAACAAGGGCCTGATCGATGCAGAAGCCGCCGCGCGCCTGAGCACCGACGAGTGCCTGCATCTGATCTTCATGCCCGGCTTCTCGACCAAGGCCGAGGTGACCGACATCTCCGGCCGCGGCGTCGGCATGGACGTGGTGCAATCGCGTATCCGCGAGCTCAGCGGGCAGATCCAGATCCAGTCCGAACTGGGCCGCGGCAGCCGCTTCATGATTCGCGTGCCGCTGACCCTGGCGATCCTGCCCACCTTGCTGGTGCAGGCCGGCGAAGCGGTCTATGCCCTGCCGCTCGCCCGCGTGGTTGAGGTGCTGCATGCCCCGCAGTCCTCGCTCGGCTGGTTCGACGGCCGCGCCGTGCTCGATCGTCGTTCGCACACCTTGCCGCTGATCGACCTGCGCCGCTGGCTGGGCGTGCCCGCCGAACAACCGCCGCTGCTGACCGTGGTGCTGCTGCAGGCCGGCGAAACCCGCTTCGGCCTGGTGGTGGACCAGGTCCGCGGCCGCGAGGAAGTGGTGATCAAGCCCCTGCCCCGCGCCCTGCGCGGCCTGCCCGGCTACGCCGGCGCCACCCTGATCGGCGATGGCCGCATGGCGCTGATCCTGGACGTGGATGGGCTGCGTTCCAGCGATCATTGA
- a CDS encoding SymE family type I addiction module toxin — MTRRRPPKASANARPTRTRTRPAPPKRVQWVVVEPDRTKLPPMLPPDPDASSQGPGTLRAPRRARRPRQCTVSYTHYPGAHDHAGDQHVPHVRLSGLWLEHLGFAIGTKLRITAGAGQLLMEVLPLVEVPAKARSVRR, encoded by the coding sequence ATGACACGCCGCCGCCCACCCAAGGCATCTGCCAACGCACGGCCCACCCGCACGCGTACGCGCCCCGCGCCGCCCAAGCGGGTGCAGTGGGTCGTTGTGGAACCCGACCGCACCAAGCTGCCACCGATGCTACCACCCGACCCGGACGCCTCCTCGCAAGGCCCCGGCACGCTACGCGCACCCCGCCGCGCCCGCCGCCCGCGCCAATGCACCGTCAGCTACACCCATTACCCCGGCGCCCACGACCACGCCGGCGACCAGCACGTGCCCCACGTCCGTCTCAGCGGCCTATGGCTGGAACACTTGGGCTTTGCCATCGGCACCAAGCTGCGCATCACCGCCGGCGCGGGGCAGTTGTTGATGGAGGTGTTGCCGCTGGTGGAGGTGCCGGCCAAGGCGCGCAGCGTGCGGCGATGA
- a CDS encoding TonB-dependent receptor, giving the protein MNCMPFARNHSTLSAGIAIALFASAASTSVSAQQADGTPAPTGQAEVQATDLDAVTVTGYRYAIEKSLEQKRNANAVVDVITAEDVGKFPDKNVADALQRVPGVVISRDGGEGKNVSVRGLSSELVLTELNGNYIATAESNGDPTRSFNYTLLPSNLLGSAELYKTPEARIDEGGIGGTVILQTRRPLELEPNSGFVSAEGTWSDTSKKTDGQFSGSYSWHDQDNRFGVFVGYTQQKRTARTLNASTESWQWYGRDEGGPAVDVNGNPSDFNANWWGGTGFWNQDGNYSTGFMMPTAVSLDAKREERERKGGQLTLQFKPTDDLTLTANYFRFDLSQDSQTNTIKIPEWNIARYNGDGNWRGGRLLDGLQFDPSGTIVTGAAYSLRPGKTYYCSEAQAAAAGLPPGGWGSDDCTVPTPQITGSYNIEKSQSQTVDLGGEWRGEQVDVAFKVGRTWAKGGPELQFSLPIKPRLQNADGSWTNGNFASAWDLTGTPSMTFSPQLMQNLRDGILQVDLGSTGSSWTRNTNQQQYAQIDTTWHFDGEVFDSLQFGIKRRDGGIHRSTGNNYWVCPGTDPSDYDNRYWNGRCNAIATQFSPGLLFAQDNLAGGVNASAFPAINFPGYIGYLNQTYGAMQTRSEDNFVYNVDEEIYSSYLQLNFHTERLRGNVGVRVARTGQRADSTDKVTAYNDYFFDAADGNPLACQQGAAMPSGAPADTYCGTEGYWRLSDSVQRTESFVISGLDRNYTDVLPSFNLAYDLTENLLLRAAAAKVIARPSYNDIAAPGSLEFYSPEYVADRRLTGGASEQGWYGSGSNKNLEPYKANQFDLGLEWYFHPGSVAGLGLFRKNVENFAVDVISDVNMMVDGQPVTVQNYSTQAGGQDAVSQGVELYAQHTLPFGLGVQFNYTYNDASKAAVRLEDGTEAGKTSMPGSARNQTNLTVFYEADSLLLRASYNRRGELVQGLVNGLNVFEEPYYQIDLNAAYNITPALSLTASVLNLTKQESRSDLGDDTRARFYTGGYAGRLAYLGLTYKF; this is encoded by the coding sequence ATGAACTGCATGCCATTCGCACGCAACCACAGCACGCTGTCCGCCGGTATCGCCATCGCCTTGTTCGCGAGCGCCGCCTCCACCAGCGTCTCCGCCCAGCAGGCCGACGGCACGCCGGCGCCCACGGGCCAGGCCGAGGTGCAGGCCACGGACCTGGACGCGGTGACGGTGACCGGCTACCGCTACGCGATCGAAAAAAGTCTGGAGCAAAAGCGCAACGCCAACGCCGTGGTCGATGTGATCACCGCCGAGGACGTGGGCAAGTTCCCCGACAAGAACGTGGCCGATGCGCTGCAGCGCGTGCCCGGCGTGGTCATCAGCCGCGACGGCGGCGAAGGCAAGAACGTCAGCGTGCGCGGCCTGTCCTCGGAGCTGGTGCTGACCGAATTGAACGGCAACTACATTGCCACCGCCGAGTCCAACGGCGACCCGACGCGCTCGTTCAACTACACGCTGCTGCCGTCGAACCTGCTCGGCAGCGCAGAGCTGTACAAGACCCCGGAAGCACGCATCGACGAAGGCGGCATTGGCGGCACGGTGATCCTGCAGACGCGGCGCCCGCTGGAACTGGAACCCAATTCCGGCTTCGTCTCCGCCGAGGGCACCTGGTCGGATACCAGCAAGAAGACCGACGGCCAGTTCTCCGGTTCGTACTCTTGGCACGACCAGGACAACCGCTTCGGTGTCTTCGTTGGCTACACGCAGCAGAAGCGCACCGCACGCACGCTCAATGCCAGTACCGAGAGCTGGCAGTGGTACGGCCGCGACGAAGGTGGCCCGGCGGTCGACGTGAACGGAAATCCGTCGGACTTCAACGCCAACTGGTGGGGCGGTACCGGTTTCTGGAACCAGGACGGCAATTACTCCACCGGTTTCATGATGCCGACGGCGGTCAGCCTGGACGCCAAACGCGAGGAGCGCGAGCGCAAGGGCGGGCAACTGACTTTGCAGTTCAAGCCCACCGACGACCTGACGCTGACCGCGAACTACTTCCGCTTCGACCTGTCGCAGGACTCGCAGACCAATACCATCAAGATTCCCGAGTGGAACATTGCCCGCTATAACGGCGACGGCAACTGGCGCGGCGGCCGCCTGCTTGACGGGCTGCAGTTCGATCCCAGCGGCACGATTGTCACTGGCGCCGCCTACAGTCTGCGTCCGGGCAAGACCTACTATTGCAGCGAGGCCCAGGCTGCCGCGGCCGGCCTGCCGCCGGGCGGCTGGGGCTCGGATGACTGCACCGTGCCGACGCCACAGATCACCGGCAGCTACAACATCGAGAAATCGCAGTCGCAGACGGTGGACCTGGGCGGCGAATGGCGTGGCGAGCAGGTGGACGTGGCGTTCAAGGTCGGCCGCACCTGGGCCAAGGGCGGGCCGGAGCTGCAGTTCTCCCTGCCGATCAAGCCGCGCCTGCAGAACGCCGATGGCAGCTGGACCAACGGCAACTTCGCCAGCGCCTGGGACCTGACCGGCACGCCGTCCATGACGTTCTCGCCGCAGCTGATGCAGAACCTGCGCGACGGCATCCTGCAGGTCGACCTGGGCTCGACCGGTTCGTCCTGGACCCGCAACACCAATCAGCAGCAGTACGCGCAGATCGATACCACCTGGCATTTCGACGGCGAGGTCTTCGACTCGCTGCAGTTCGGCATTAAACGTCGCGACGGCGGCATCCACCGCAGTACCGGCAACAACTACTGGGTGTGCCCGGGCACCGACCCAAGCGACTACGACAACCGCTACTGGAACGGGCGCTGCAATGCCATCGCCACGCAGTTCTCGCCGGGCCTGCTGTTCGCGCAGGACAACCTGGCCGGTGGCGTCAACGCCAGCGCGTTCCCGGCGATCAACTTCCCGGGCTACATCGGCTACTTGAATCAAACCTACGGCGCGATGCAGACCCGCAGCGAAGACAATTTCGTCTACAACGTCGACGAGGAGATCTACTCCAGCTACCTGCAACTCAACTTCCACACCGAGCGGCTGCGCGGCAACGTCGGCGTGCGGGTGGCGCGCACCGGCCAGCGTGCCGATTCCACCGACAAGGTGACCGCCTACAACGACTACTTTTTCGACGCCGCCGACGGCAATCCGCTGGCCTGCCAGCAGGGCGCCGCCATGCCCAGCGGCGCCCCGGCCGACACCTATTGCGGAACCGAAGGCTACTGGCGTTTGTCCGACAGCGTGCAACGCACCGAGTCGTTCGTCATCAGCGGGCTGGACCGCAACTACACCGACGTGTTGCCGAGTTTCAACCTGGCCTACGACCTGACCGAGAACCTGCTGCTGCGCGCGGCAGCCGCGAAGGTGATCGCACGTCCCAGCTACAACGATATTGCCGCGCCTGGAAGCCTGGAGTTCTACAGCCCCGAGTACGTGGCCGACCGGCGCCTGACCGGCGGTGCTAGCGAGCAGGGCTGGTACGGCTCGGGCAGCAACAAGAACCTGGAGCCGTACAAGGCCAACCAGTTCGACCTGGGGCTGGAATGGTATTTCCACCCGGGTTCGGTGGCCGGTCTGGGACTGTTCCGCAAGAATGTGGAGAACTTCGCGGTCGACGTGATCAGCGACGTCAACATGATGGTCGACGGGCAACCGGTCACGGTGCAGAACTACAGCACCCAGGCCGGCGGCCAGGACGCGGTCTCGCAGGGTGTGGAGCTCTACGCGCAGCACACGCTGCCATTCGGTCTCGGGGTGCAGTTCAACTACACCTACAACGATGCCAGCAAGGCGGCGGTGCGGCTGGAGGACGGCACCGAGGCCGGCAAGACCTCCATGCCGGGCAGCGCCAGAAACCAGACCAACCTCACCGTGTTCTACGAAGCCGACAGCCTGCTGCTGCGCGCCTCGTACAACCGTCGCGGCGAGCTGGTGCAAGGCCTGGTCAACGGGTTGAACGTCTTCGAGGAGCCGTACTACCAGATCGATCTGAACGCGGCATACAACATCACCCCGGCACTCAGCCTCACCGCCTCGGTGCTGAACCTGACCAAGCAGGAGTCCCGCTCGGACCTTGGCGACGACACCCGCGCCCGCTTCTATACCGGCGGATACGCAGGCCGGCTGGCGTACCTGGGGCTGACCTACAAGTTCTAG
- a CDS encoding XVIPCD domain-containing protein, translating to MLSQEASAVVASFGQQPGVTREHLDNFNRVLNDSPELTRQINEAVQKKVLKGFAPLNDPHAGGTYDPRDQEIHLPLAALVNDANGKHAAAGDLTFVLGHEIQHSLYSPTAALAREQFKTEAIKIARSTHDYTAAGEKVLASNRADEATAEIAGWNAIVSAAKSRNPNPTLEDVYLFADGRARDFVTRSGYPSVYTPKANLTFNSDLTLSPTAANVEAMGVNYFDKSVKDTRIGHAGQSDCVNHYGPWVVGTAAIYERHYNKSKPGEPEQPMILDMQRLGFKEEILEHNGVDLGSDTRPMPYLDSSTQPPTPGLFQHSKDTHLHISPISAQALEQELRERDPQSPGPSAQLFPSDPGHADHSLYQQIRNGVQKLDAQHGREWDASSQRMTASLLALAKEEGLSRVDHVVLNNPTAQLAGGEKVFVVQGALNDPAHQRAHMSTMDAVQTPETQSFDRLQAINQTQAQAREQQQALEQSQQAVSQAGPSVTR from the coding sequence ATGTTGAGCCAAGAAGCAAGTGCCGTGGTGGCGTCATTTGGTCAGCAACCAGGTGTCACACGTGAGCATCTGGACAACTTCAACCGGGTCCTGAACGATTCGCCCGAGTTGACCCGCCAGATCAACGAGGCGGTGCAGAAAAAGGTGCTGAAAGGCTTCGCGCCGTTAAATGATCCGCATGCGGGAGGCACCTATGATCCACGCGATCAGGAAATTCACCTGCCGCTTGCAGCGCTGGTGAATGATGCCAACGGCAAGCATGCAGCAGCAGGCGATCTGACTTTCGTCTTGGGGCATGAAATTCAGCATAGCCTTTACAGTCCCACTGCTGCGCTTGCGCGGGAACAGTTCAAAACAGAGGCAATAAAAATTGCCCGTAGCACGCACGATTACACTGCTGCTGGCGAGAAGGTGCTGGCCAGTAACCGTGCGGACGAAGCAACGGCCGAAATAGCCGGATGGAACGCTATCGTGAGCGCGGCCAAGAGTCGTAATCCTAATCCTACGCTTGAAGATGTGTACCTGTTTGCGGATGGTCGGGCCAGAGATTTCGTCACGCGCAGCGGTTATCCAAGCGTCTATACGCCCAAGGCAAACCTGACGTTCAATAGCGACCTGACGTTGTCGCCCACGGCGGCTAATGTCGAGGCAATGGGAGTGAATTACTTCGACAAATCGGTCAAGGACACCCGTATCGGTCATGCGGGCCAGTCCGACTGCGTCAACCATTACGGTCCGTGGGTGGTTGGCACAGCCGCCATCTACGAGCGACACTACAACAAGTCAAAGCCCGGCGAGCCGGAGCAGCCAATGATCCTGGACATGCAGCGCCTGGGATTCAAAGAAGAAATTTTGGAGCACAACGGCGTTGACCTGGGCAGCGACACCCGTCCCATGCCATACCTGGACAGTAGTACACAGCCGCCAACCCCTGGGCTCTTCCAGCACAGCAAGGACACTCACCTGCACATCTCGCCGATTTCTGCCCAGGCGCTGGAGCAGGAGCTGCGAGAGCGCGATCCGCAATCGCCGGGGCCGTCGGCACAGCTTTTTCCGTCAGACCCCGGTCATGCGGATCACTCGCTCTACCAACAGATCAGGAATGGGGTGCAAAAGCTCGATGCCCAGCATGGCAGGGAGTGGGATGCATCAAGCCAGCGCATGACTGCCAGCCTGCTTGCTCTGGCAAAAGAGGAAGGGTTGTCGCGGGTGGATCATGTGGTGCTCAACAACCCAACGGCTCAGCTGGCGGGCGGCGAGAAGGTCTTCGTCGTTCAGGGCGCCCTCAACGACCCGGCTCACCAGCGTGCCCATATGTCGACCATGGACGCCGTGCAGACACCAGAGACCCAGTCGTTCGATCGTCTGCAGGCAATCAACCAAACCCAGGCCCAAGCGCGCGAACAGCAGCAGGCGCTGGAGCAGTCCCAGCAAGCCGTCAGCCAGGCTGGTCCGTCGGTGACGCGCTGA